A region of Saccharococcus thermophilus DNA encodes the following proteins:
- a CDS encoding dihydrofolate reductase, producing the protein MISHIVAMDQNRVIGKENRLPWHLPADLAYFKKVTMGHAIIMGRKTFESIGRPLPGRENVIVTRNRSFQAEGCTVIHSIEEVRQFAAKHNDEVFVIGGAELFRATFPFAERLYVTKIEASFSGDTFYPAFDESEWQLVSYTKGIKDEKNPYDYTFIVYERKH; encoded by the coding sequence ATGATTTCGCATATTGTAGCCATGGATCAAAACCGCGTCATCGGCAAGGAAAACCGCCTGCCATGGCATTTGCCGGCCGATTTAGCTTACTTTAAAAAAGTGACGATGGGTCATGCTATTATTATGGGGCGTAAAACATTTGAATCGATCGGCCGGCCGCTTCCCGGCAGAGAAAATGTCATTGTCACGCGGAATCGGTCGTTTCAGGCGGAAGGGTGTACGGTGATCCATTCCATCGAAGAGGTTCGTCAGTTTGCCGCTAAGCATAACGATGAAGTGTTTGTCATCGGCGGCGCGGAGCTGTTTCGGGCGACGTTTCCGTTTGCCGAGCGCTTGTACGTGACGAAAATTGAAGCGAGTTTTTCAGGTGACACGTTCTATCCGGCTTTTGATGAGTCAGAGTGGCAGCTCGTTTCCTATACGAAAGGAATAAAAGACGAAAAAAATCCATATGATTATACGTTTATCGTTTATGAACGCAAACATTAA
- a CDS encoding YndM family protein codes for MKHIVPYVVKFVGWSIVMLSIFAIFNAPPLLVWFMAAGTALASYIVGDLLILPRFGNFVAVIADLLLSFLLIWLTSYALIEPTMNMAYASFFCTLAIGAIEAFFHLFMENHILEEARKEEAYRWYDEGRWATEFAEEYEQEKDDRT; via the coding sequence ATGAAACATATCGTTCCATATGTGGTGAAATTCGTTGGCTGGAGCATCGTGATGCTTTCCATTTTTGCGATTTTTAACGCCCCGCCGCTGCTGGTTTGGTTCATGGCGGCAGGAACCGCGCTCGCTTCTTATATCGTTGGCGATTTACTGATTTTGCCCCGCTTTGGCAATTTTGTCGCCGTTATTGCCGATCTTCTGCTCTCGTTTTTGCTGATTTGGCTGACAAGCTATGCGCTCATTGAACCAACGATGAACATGGCATATGCTTCCTTTTTCTGTACACTGGCCATCGGCGCCATTGAAGCGTTTTTCCATTTGTTTATGGAAAACCATATTCTTGAAGAAGCGAGAAAGGAAGAGGCGTACCGCTGGTATGACGAAGGAAGATGGGCGACGGAGTTTGCCGAGGAATATGAACAGGAGAAAGACGACCGCACGTAA